CACGATTGGATCTTCACCACATTTTTTAGCAAGATCACCACCAATAATTGCGTGAGGACCTTCAACGTCTGCAGAAAGGGCTTTACCAATATCATGAAGCAAGCCGCAGCGAGCTGCCAAGTTGCCATCCAATCCAAGCTCTTCTGCAATCATTCGGGCAAAATAAGCAACTTCTTTTGAATGCTCAAGGTTATTTTGCGTATAACTTGTTCTAAAATATAATTTCCCAAGAAGCGAAACCAATTCTTTGTGCATGCCAACACAATTAAACTCAAGAACCGTTTTATGTCCCATCTCTTCGGTGATCATATCAACTTCTTGCTGACACTTTTCGACAACTTCTTCGATACGAGCAGGATTGATTCGACCATCTTGAATCAACTTTAACAACGCTCTGCGAGCAACTTCTCTGCGAATAGGATTAAATCCAGAAATCGCAATTGTCTCGGGCGATTCGCCGATGACAAACTCCATTCCTGTAGCCATCTCAAGCGCTTTAATGTTTCGACCTTCTTTTCCGATAATTCGGCCCTTCATCTCTTCTGAAGGCAATTGCACAACCGTTGAGGTTGTATACACAATCTGGTCGGGAATACACCGCTGCATAGCGGTTGATAGAATTTTAATAGCCTTAGACTCGGCCTGCGAAACGGTTTCTTCTCGCGTTGCAACAAGCCATTTTGCACATTCATGCTTAACTTCGTTCTGCAATGATTCTGTGAGCATTTTACGTGCCTGATCGCGATTCATGCCCGCAAGCTGTTCAAGTTTTAAAATCAAAGAATCATATACTTTTTTTACTCGCGACTCGGATGCCAACAATTCATCGTTTCGCTTGCCCAAATCACGCTCTCTGGTATGCAGTTCACGTCGAATGGATTCAACCTCGCTCTCTCGCTGCTCAACATGTTCCGTTTTCTTCTGAATCCGATCTTCTGTTTTTTTGAGCTCAAAGCGAATTCGTTTTTGTTCTTCTTCAAACTCGTTGCGTTTGCGATTTATTTTGTTAAATGCATCCTGCTGTTCTACTTCAAGACGCTGTTGAGCCTCTTTTACTCGCACTTCAGCTGAATGTTCTAACCTTTTTAGTACATTTTTTCGGTATAAGAAATATACCAACCCGACAAGCACAGAAACGATTGTTCCCGATGCAAATCCGAGTAAAATTGAATTTATCATTATACATCTCTTTTCTAAAACCAATACAATAAGACACCAAACAAACTGTTACGTTTGTTATTCATCTCTTATACAGGAATCTGAAGAAAGAGTCAGCAAAAAGCCCTAAAGATTATTTTTATCCCTCAAGAATTGAGAACATTCAAAAAAACCGCCCTTAAAATGACGTAAAAAGCTGTCTTATTAAAAATATAACCAAAGGTGCCTGTTTCAACAGTGAATTCCTCCATACATTTCATGCTGAAAAAAGAAAATCAGCATTTTTTTACTTTTTTAGGGGGTATAAAGCCCATTAAAAAAAGCCACCAAAAAATGTTATTTTTGGCATACTCAAATAAATACCATAAAAATTATAGGAGCTTGATATATGTTTAAAAAAATATTTTTTTCAGTAGCCGTTTTGGCCATAGGTGTCGGAAATGTTCATTCTGAGGTGATTAC
This sequence is a window from Candidatus Dependentiae bacterium. Protein-coding genes within it:
- the rny gene encoding ribonuclease Y — its product is MINSILLGFASGTIVSVLVGLVYFLYRKNVLKRLEHSAEVRVKEAQQRLEVEQQDAFNKINRKRNEFEEEQKRIRFELKKTEDRIQKKTEHVEQRESEVESIRRELHTRERDLGKRNDELLASESRVKKVYDSLILKLEQLAGMNRDQARKMLTESLQNEVKHECAKWLVATREETVSQAESKAIKILSTAMQRCIPDQIVYTTSTVVQLPSEEMKGRIIGKEGRNIKALEMATGMEFVIGESPETIAISGFNPIRREVARRALLKLIQDGRINPARIEEVVEKCQQEVDMITEEMGHKTVLEFNCVGMHKELVSLLGKLYFRTSYTQNNLEHSKEVAYFARMIAEELGLDGNLAARCGLLHDIGKALSADVEGPHAIIGGDLAKKCGEDPIVVNAIAAHHEEVAPISPYAMITHLADALSAARPGARKEKLGSYVKRLEDLENIAMSFDGIKKAYALQAGREIRIIVDEISMSDEDSMVLARDIVLKIQEKLDFPGQIKVTVIREKRAIEYAK